A genomic stretch from Penicillium digitatum chromosome 4, complete sequence includes:
- a CDS encoding Aromatic-ring hydroxylase-like, translated as MAPKSFKVIVVGGGPVGLTAAHALHHAGIDFVVLESRSSAVLDLGASLVLSAASLRIMHQFGILEKLLKIGGELQHSQSMTREGQPFVSTFKLLEILRKNHGTAPLAFHRAQLVETMYETLPAAAKERYLLNKKLDSIESDETGVRVTCADGSTYDGSIVIGADGVHSKTRRNMRELALKEDPKRDWDAAVPFPALYRCLWCSFPRVGECGYATDTQSKDMSTMFILGRERGWIFLYERLPESTTSRVNYTEEDRQAYAAKFADFPVTDKLKVKDVYANRLTDGMANLEEGILKHWSWGRIVLAGDSCHKFTPNAGRGLNNGIQDVVALCNGIHGMLEKRSETDLPDLVALGKVFADYQKLRSAPVQSDGTQSFYVSRIHAWANWLSYFVSRYIMSQEWLLAWALNAFGANEIRKALILDYIHVDEPFLSAVEWKHQLQKKKSD; from the exons ATGGCACCTAAATCATTCAAAGTTATTGTCGTCGGCGGCGGCCCTGTCGGTCTGACCGCCGCCCACGCCCTTCATCACGCAGGCATTGACTTTGTAGTCCTTGAATCCAGGAGCTCTGCAGTTCTGGATCTAGGTGCCAGTCTCGTTTTATCTGCGGCGAGTCTCAGAATTATGCATCAGTTTGGAATTTTGGAAAAACTGTTGAAGATCGGAGGAGAACTGCAGCACTCCCAATCGATGACGCGAGAAGGACAGCCATTTGTGAGCACTTTCAAACTCCTTGAAATCCTGAGAAAGAA CCACGGAACTGCACCACTTGCGTTCCATCGCGCCCAACTCGTTGAGACCATGTACGAGACTTTGCCCGCGGCGGCCAAGGAGCGTTATCTTCTGAATAAAAAATTAGATTCTATTGAATCCGATGAGACCGGAGTGCGTGTGACTTGCGCCGATGGAAGCACATACGACGGATCTATTGTCATTGGAGCGGACGGTGTACACAGCAAGACGCGCCGAAATATGCGTGAGCTAGCACTGAAGGAAGATCCCAAGCGTGATTGGGATGCAGCTGTCCCATTCCCAGCTTTGTATAGATGCCTGTGGTGCAGCTTCCCTCGGGTCGGCGAATGCGGATATGCCACCGACACACAGTCCAAGGACATGTCAACCATGTTCATTCTCGGTCGGGAGCGAGGATGGATCTTCCTTTACGAAAGACTGCCCGAGTCAACGACGTCGCGTGTGAATTACACCGAAGAAGATCGACAAGCCTATGCAGCTAAATTTGCCGATTTCCCTGTAACCGACAAATTGAAGGTCAAGGACGTGTACGCGAATCGGCTGACCGATGGAATGGCAAACCTGGAGGAAGGTATCCTGAAGCATTGGAGTTGGGGCAGAATTGTCTTGGCTGGAGATTCTTGTCACAAATTTACGCCTAACGCGGGACGCGGGCTTAACAATGGTATCCAGGATGTGGTTGCTTTGTGCAACGGAATTCATGGGATGCTAGAAAAGAGATCCGAGACCGATCTGCCAGATCTAGTCGCTCTGGGCAAAGTGTTCGCGGACTACCAGAAGCTCAGATCAGCTCCTGTACAGTCTGACGGCACTCAGTCGTTCTATGTTTCCCGTATACATGCCTGGGCAAATTGGCTTTCTTACTTTGTCAGTCGCTATATTATGTCGCAAGAATGGTTGCTGGCATGGGCGTTGAACGCATTTGGCGCCAACGAGATTCGCAAAGCGCTGATATTGGACTACATTCATGTCGACGAACCATTCTTGTCAGCGGTTGAGTGGAAACATCAattgcagaagaagaagagtgaCTAG
- a CDS encoding Phosphotransferase enzyme family protein, giving the protein MNWFRQFTSRQTHTSSTPIPTRSHINPTLSQGILISDCDEDSIYHYTSGRWLWNEKEQLSRRYVKFNLAELVQIATHATGSKSFVEVQKLPEGNFCKVLLLKTEDGKEVIAKLPNPNAGSQYFTTASEVATMDYVRSVLNVPTPTVYAWSPSTEEIGAEYIIMERSRGVELSKLWDDIPGPDKLQIVRQLVGFEKTLVSTRFPVYGSIYYADNLCNPHPNQMIELGPKKNTVGAAFVVGPTTNRTFFDDGRNAVDPTAQRKQETLQNFIKVVKSLSPKDKEISKPVLWHPDLHGDNIFVNPDQPTEILSIIDWQAVNLSPLFLQARHPALIEFEGPIPEGLQSISLPNNFDELSPEEQLKAKKLRAAQSLYKLYDIQMIQDCPEIAAALTFKNSLAGQIAGLSGSLFSDGKPVVQGMLIKLQEEWATRVGSSIPCPISLPRSMRNSRERTRQSGLVVLS; this is encoded by the exons ATGAACTGGTTTCGGCAATTCACCTCACGCCAGACACACACATCCTCGACACCTATTCCCACCCGGTCGCATATCAATCCTACCCTAAGCCAAGGAATATTGATCTCAGACTGTGATGAGGATAGCATTTATCACTACACATCTGGACGATGGCTTTGGAATGAGAAGGAACAGTTATCCCGTCGCTATGTTAAGTTCAATCTGGCAGAGCTCGTCCAGATCGCAACCCACGCGACAGGTTCAAAATCTTTCGTCGAAGTGCAGAAGCTCCCCGAGGGGAATTTTTGCAAGGTTTTACTACTCAAGACGGAAGATGGCAAGGAAGTGATTGCAAAGCTCCCGAATCCTAATGCTGGATCCCAATACTTTACCACAGCCAGTGAGGTGGCCACCATGGATTAT GTGCGGAGTGTACTAAATGTTCCGACTCCAACGGTGTATGCCTGGAGCCCCTCTACTGAAGAGATTGGAGCCGAGTATATCATTATGGAACGAAGCCGTGGAGTTGAACTTAGCAAGCTGTGGGATGATATACCTGGTCCTGATAAACTTCAGATTGTTCGGCAACTTGTTGGATTTGAGAAAACACTTGTATCCACTCGATTTCCCGTGTATGGGAGCATATATTATGCAGATAACCTGTGCAATCCCCACCCAAACCAGATGATTGAGCTTGGGCCTAAAAAGAACACCGTTGGAGCGGCATTTGTGGTTGGTCCGACCACAAATCGAACGTTCTTCGATGATGGCAGAAATGCCGTTGAT CCTACTGCTCAACGAAAACAAGAAACACTGCAAAATTTCATCAAGGTTGTCAAGTCTCTGTCGCcgaaagacaaagaaatATCTAAGCCTGTTCTGTGGCACCCCGATCTACATGGGGACAACATCTTTGTGAACCCCGACCAGCCAACAGAGATTCTTTCCATCATCGATTGGCAGGCCGTGAATTTGTCACCTCTATTTCTTCAAGCTCGCCATCCAGCTCTGATAGAATTCGAGGGACCCATCCCTGAGGGACTGCAGTCAATCAGTCTGCCCAACAATTTCGATGAGCTCAGCCCAGAAGAGCAGCTCAAAGCGAAGAAGCTCCGTGCTGCTCAGTCTCTATACAAGCTCTATGACATTCAGATGATCCAGGACTGCCCTGAGATTGCAGCTGCTCTAACCTTCAAAAACTCGCTTGCTGGCCAAATCGCAGGCCTTTCGGGCTCTCTCTTCAGTGACGGGAAACCTGTTGTTCAAGGCATGCTCATAAAACTTCAGGAAGAGTGGGCGACTCGTGTTGGATCATCCATTCCCTGTCCAATTTCTTTACCGAGGAGCATGAGGAACAGCAGAGAAAGGACGAGGCAAAGTGGGCTAGTGGTGTTGAGCTAA
- a CDS encoding Major facilitator superfamily domain, general substrate transporter → MSPSEQDTEAVHTENRPSSVNSSEYSTPVDISAELEKKESGHPDGKRELKEGDCYEILGYCWPRWKKWTYLVAVAFVQVSMNFNTSVYPAAVQNLSEAFHISEQHARTGQMAYLVTYSIGCELWAPWSEEFGRWPILQLSMFLINIWQILAALAPNWGSLVVARALGGLSTAGGSVTLGLIADIYEPETQQFPLAFIVLSSCLGTSIGGVIGGPIARFLDWQWFFWIQLIFGGVTQIIIFFMPESRSTIIMDREAKRRRKTGEDPNIYGPNEMKSPRISLKEAGRIWARPFYMLLREPIVLCLSLLSGFSDALIFIFLESFAIVYKQGWGFGTLAQAWAVIPINAAYFIAYFSYFPWFMRDQKLRVRHGDAAIPPERRLKWLLFLAPLEPIGLFGFAWTSFGDSKNIHWIGSMIFSGCVGIANFAIYLSSVDYMVASYGVYSASATGGNAFARDLLAGISAMYATPMYTDIGDKWHVEYATTILACLSCLVVTPIYVFYWKGPQLRAKSKFASTLAADREQNNGRRVSKISMEPQC, encoded by the exons ATGTCTCCCTCAGAGCAAGACACCGAAGCTGTTCATACCGAGAACAGACCCTCATCTGTCAATAGCAGCGAATATAGCACACCTGTCGATATCTCCGCTGAGCTTGAGAAAAAAGAGAGCGGACATCCCGACGGAAAGCGCGAGCTGAAGGAAGGAGATTGCTACGAGATCCTAGGATACTGCTGGCCACGATGGAAGAAATGGACCTATCTGGTCGCGGTCGCATTTGTTCAGGTTTCCATGAACTTCAACACCTCGGTCTATCCTGCTGCTGTCCAAAATCTTTCAGAGGCTTTTCACATTAGCGAACAACACGCTCGCACAGGTCAAATGGCCTACCTGGTTACTTATTCCATTGGCTGTGAGCTGTGGGCTCCTTGGTCTGAGGAATTCGGTCGCTGGCCCATTCTTCAGCTCTCTATGTTCTTGATCAACATTTGGCAGATTCTTGCGGCCCTTGCCCCCAACTGGGGCAGTCTTGTTGTCGCTCGTGCATTG GGTGGTCTCTCTACTGCTGGTGGTAGTGTTACTCTCGGTCTTATTGCCGATATCTACGAGCCCGAGACGCAACAATTCCCTCTCGCTTTCATCGTATTGTCATCTTGTCTCGGTACCAGTATTGGTGGTGTGATTGGAGGACCAATTGCGCGAT TCCTTGACTGGCAATGGTTCTTCTGGATTCAGCTGATCTTCGGAGGAGTCACCCagatcatcatcttctttaTGCCCGAGAGTCGTTCGACTATTATCATGGACAGAGAAGCCAAGCGCCGCCGCAAGACCGGAGAAGACCCAAATATCTACGGACCCAACGAGATGAAGAGCCCCCGTATCTCCTTGAAGGAAGCTGGCAGGATCTGGGCGCGTCCATTCTACATGCTTCTGCGCGAGCCCATTGTCCTCTGTCTATCTCTTCTATCCGGTTTCTCCGATGCTCTGAtattcatcttcctcgagAGTTTTGCCATCGTCTACAAACAAGGATGGGGCTTTGGTACTCTCGCACAAGCCTGGGCTGTTATTCCCATCAACGCCGCCTACTTTATTGCCTACTTCAGCTACTTCCCATGGTTCATGCGTGATCAAAAGCTCCGAGTACGACATGGCGATGCGGCCATACCGCCCGAGCGCCGACTCAAGTGGCTGCTCTTCCTCGCGCCGCTCGAACCCATCGGTCTATTCGGTTTCGCCTGGACATCCTTTGGCGACTCGAAAAACATACACTGGATCGGATCCATGATTTTCTCCGGCTGTGTCGGTATCGCTAACTTCGCCATCTACCTATCCTCTGTTGATTACATGGTCGCGTCCTACGGTGTCTACTCGGCTTCTGCAACCGGTGGCAATGCTTTCGCGCGCGATCTTCTCGCTGGTATCTCGGCCATGTACGCGACGCCCATGTACACAGACATCGGCGATAAGTGGCATGTTGAGTATGCAACCACCATTCTGGCTTGTCTTTCCTGTCTGGTTGTGACTCCCATCTATGTGTTCTACTGGAAGGGACCCCAGCTTCGCGCGAAGAGCAAATTTGCTTCTACGCTTGCTGCTGACAGAGAGCAGAACAATGGTCGACGTGTCAGCAAGATTAGCATGGAGCCTCAGTGTTGA
- a CDS encoding Polyketide cyclase/dehydrase has translation MTTSTIEIAAPPAKLLNFSAYPEWHTEWLKGIELKDSTKTPQELCSGDIIEVNIENFNFVAEVKENSESLFSWQGPPVFTVAGLHKFYLEPANDGASTVFTQSEDLKSLLAFIMSPCLLGKKMRAHFDIFHRDLKARTEIAEIGGWSCHTRTVG, from the exons ATGACCACAAGCACAATCGAAATAGCGGCGCCGCCTGCAAAA CTCCTCAACTTCTCAGCATACCCGGAGTGGCACACGGAATGGCTCAAGGGGATCGAGCTCAAGGACAGCACTAAGACCCCGCAAGAGCTTTGCTCGGGAGACATAATCGAGGTGAACATTGAGAACTTCAATTTTGTCGCGGAAGTCAAG GAGAATTCCGAGAGCTTGTTTTCTTGGCAAGGTCCGCCCGTGTTTACCGTTGCTGGTTTGCATAAATTCTACCTCGAGCCGGCCAATGATGGTGCTTCGACTGTTTTCACCCAGTCGGAGGATCTCAAGAGTCTCCTTGCGTTCATCATGAGTCCTTGTCTTCTTGGAAAGAAGATGCGTGCCCATTTTGATATTTTCCACAGGGATCTCAAGGCCCGCACTGAGATAGCCGAAATTGGGGGTTGGTCTTGTCACACGCGCACAGTTGGTTGA
- a CDS encoding Fungal transcriptional regulatory protein, N-terminal: MRQSLRRSCAACAKSKSSCDLRTPRCSRCIKRHVECAYANEPSTGPATPGWQNKASMCPLDGSGTLTNYRFGSLDPFDSYPRTRLPREHVQRLIYSFLHKIAFQYYPLDLNATSNPFLISWWPLALGDPALFHVSLQTACLDEELLAQKGFQNSELLMADSVALLRRKLKYMSLAVQDGTLNSVITLATIEFGKGNAKVGEMHVNGLKKLVDMRGGINAVRQTSPLTARMVSWVSMLIMGHPQFETQDDFGIGDGIPPIPEWQFDSTVLDDQLFDLSNIEVEYAVKNVLSRLRSIFHRVRNMPFQATQLHDLTCFVIHRLLLSAPATTISLPSPITESIRCGVIIYMFIAQGPTYYSHAVILNTIMIRFMENLEHLTSISRVYDSLDVWFAAVGMVASAGTPHHRWFMSRAREIAVALNLENFDVILFHIKSVLWLEKPQSEDLVRSHWDNIFSLTDQAVLSDLSISVSPISSSVEFI; encoded by the exons ATGCGGCAATCTCTCCGCCGGTCCTGTGCTGCTTGCGCCAAATCAAAGTCCAGCTGCGATCTCCGCACACCGCGTTGTTCCCGCTGTATCAAGCGACACGTTGAGTGCGCCTATGCGAACGAACCGTCGACGGGGCCGGCAACTCCCGGATGGCAGAATAAGGCATCAATGTGTCCACTAGATGGATCTGGCACTTTGACTAATTACAGATTCGGATCTCTTGATCCGTTTGATTCGTATCCACGGACTAGACTTCCTCGGGAACACGTTCAACGTTTGATCTATAGCT TCCTCCACAAAATCGCCTTTCAATATTACCCTCTTGACCTTAATGCGACTTCTAATCCGTTTCTGATCTCTTGGTGGCCACTTGCACTAGGTGATCCTGCACTATTTCATGTCTCTCTACAGACGGCATGTCTTGACGAAGAGTTGTTGGCTCAGAAAGGCTTTCAGAACTCCGAACTTCTCATGGCAGACTCGGTGGCTCTACTGCGACGTAAGCTTAAATACATGTCACTAGCTGTTCAGGATGGGACTTTGAACTCAGTTATCACCTTGGCAACCATCGAG TTTGGCAAAGGCAATGCAAAAGTTGGCGAAATGCATGTTAATGGATTGAAAAAGCTGGTCGATATGAGAGGCGGCATCAATGCAGTAAGGCAGACAAGCCCGCTTACCGCGAGGATGGTCAGCTG GGTATCTATGCTCATCATGGGCCATCCTCAATTTGAGACCCAGGATGACTTCGGCATTGGAGATGGCATCCCCCCTATCCCGGAATGGCAGTTCGACTCAACCGTGCTTGATGACCAGCTATTTGACCTCAGCAACATTGAAGTGGAGTATGCCGTTAAGAATGTCTTGAGTCGTCTTCGCAGCATCTTTCACCGAGTGCGCAATATGCCCTTCCAAGCCACACAACTTCATGACCTTACCTGTTTTGTCATACACCGTCTCCTTCTCTCCGCTCCAGCTACCACGATATCTCTGCCATCACCGATTACGGAATCCATTCGCTGCGGGGTTATAATCTACATGTTCATCGCTCAGGGACCAACATACTACTCGCATGCAGTCATACTGAATACCATTATGATTCGATTTATGGAGAACCTCGAGCATCTCACGTCAATATCTCGTGTCTATGATTCACTTGACGTCTGGTTTGCTGCAGTCGGAATGGTGGCTTCAGCTGGCACGCCTCATCACCGGTGGTTCATGAGTAGGGCACGAGAAATAGCGGTTGCTCTAAACCTGGAAAACTTTGATGTCATCCTCTTCCACATCAAATCTGTGTTGTGGTTGGAGAAACCGCAGAGTGAAGATCTCGTTCGATCTCACTGGGATAACATCTTCAGTCTCACCGACCAAGCCGTACTATCAGACCTCTCGATATCGGTCTCGCCTATCAGCAGCAGCGTGGAATTTATATGA